In Gossypium hirsutum isolate 1008001.06 chromosome D06, Gossypium_hirsutum_v2.1, whole genome shotgun sequence, one genomic interval encodes:
- the LOC107963203 gene encoding uncharacterized protein has protein sequence MRKKLDTRFPAARIKKIMQADEDVGKIALAVPVLVSKALELFLQDLCDHTYEITLQRGAKTMNSLHLKHCVQSYNVFDFLRDIVSRVPDYGHGHSDATAAAAAGGTDDRTISRRRKATGDEVNDSDEESKRSRMHDMGHAGTSGRGRGRGRGRGRGRGARNVERDAHREIEPEPCSTLQQNNKSHSTSGMVIDDGSELKEPVKENTAAEDANQAVRNFDLNAEVDENVDTKASATAAKVAAPASSVGVASAAAAPAAPAAAAQPSTAEPTTEAKHEEYPGWSLSDMDKIAIDPLQLARLGGRLDEDEEDYDEEG, from the exons ATGAGAAAGAAGCTCGATACCCGTTTCCCAGCT GCTCGCATTAAAAAGATTATGCAAGCAGATGAAGATGTCGGGAAGATTGCATTAGCGGTGCCTGTTTTAGTTT CAAAAGCATTGGAATTGTTTCTACAAGACCTTTGTGATCATACGTATGAGATTACTCTTCAGAGGGGAGCAAAGACCATGAATTCATTGCATTT AAAGCATTGTGTACAGAGCTACAATGTATTCGATTTTCTGAGGGACATTGTTAGCCGGGTTCCTGACTATGGTCATGGCCATTCTGATGctactgctgctgctgctgctggtgGTACTGATGATCGAACTATTTCGCGCAGAAG GAAAGCTACTGGAGATGAGGTCAATGACAGTGATGAAGAATCAAAGAGAAGCAGAATG CATGATATGGGTCATGCAGGCACCAGTGGCAGAGGGAGAGGCCGGGGACGAGGCAGGGGTCGTGGAAGAGGAGCTCGAAATGTGGAAAGAGATGCTCATCGTGAAATAGAACCAGAACCCTGCTCAACTCTTCAGCAAAACAACAAAAGTCATTCAACCTCAGGAATGGTGATAGATGATGGTTCCGAGTTGAAGGAACCGGTGAAAGAGAACACAGCTGCTGAAGATGCCAATCAAGCTGTTCGGAATTTTGATCTGAATGCCGAGGTAGATGAGAATGTGGATACAAAAGCCTCAGCAACTGCTGCTAAAGTTGCTGCACCTGCATCCTCAGTCGGCGTTGCTAGTGCCGCTGCTGCACCAGCAGCGCCAGCTGCAGCAGCTCAGCCTTCTACAGCAGAGCCTACAACAGAGGCCAAACATGAAGAATACCCAGGCTGGTCTCTTTCGGATATGGACAAGATAGCTATCGATCCTCTTCAACTTGCTCGGCTTGGTGGAAGGTTAGACGAGGATGAAGAAGATTATGATGAGGAAGGGTGA